The region GAGGCAAAGGAGGAGATGTATACTGTCCTCGACCAGGTTACCCCTCTTATCCCTGAAGACAAACCGCGATACCTGATGGGAGTCGGACATCCGGAAGATATTATTGAAGGTGTCATCAGAGGGGTTGATATGTTTGATTGCGTTGTCCCGACAAGGCATGGGAGGAGGGGATATTTATTTACTGACACCGGTCACATAATTATAAAAAATGCGTGTTATAAAGATGATGAATTACCTGTGGAAGAAGGATGTGATTGTTATACCTGCAGTAAATATTCAAGGGCATATCTCAGACACCTTTTTATGGCAGGAGAAATTCTCGGACACAGGCTTAATACAATACATAACCTGCATTATTTTGGAAGGTTGATGAGAGGGATACGGAAGGCAATAGAAGAAGACAGTATGCTCCAATTCAGAGAGCATTTTTACGGTTTACAAAAGGAGAACGTGAGATGTTAGGATTAGTTTCAACAGCTTATGCAGCAGGTGAAGGTGGAGGTGGAATAGCGTCATTCTTAGGGCCGATCGGGTCTTTTCTCCCGATCATTTTGATATTCCCAATTTTTTATTTTCTTGTTATCATGCCTCAGCAGAAACAGCGTAAAAAACATGCTGCAATGATTGATGGTCTAAAAAAGGGGGATAAAGTAGTTACCAGCTCAGGAATTATAGGAACAATAGTCAGTGTTGATAAAGACACGATAGTATTACTGGTAGCCACAGAGGTAAAGTTGAGGATGTTGAGGAGTGCGATTTCTGAGGTGAGGAGTGAGGAGTAAAGAATAGGTGGATAGGCTGAAGGCTTCAGGCTGAAGGCAGAAGTAAGAAGATAGAAGCAAGAAGGCAGAAGCAAGAAGTAAGATACAGGTAAGTATTAAGTATAGTGAACAGGTATGGGGTTTTATGCTATTCACCATTCACTATTCACTGATTAATAAGGAGCAGGATTAATGAAAAAGACTTTAAAATGGAGAATATTACTGCTTGCCGCGGCAACAGTGCTTGCTGTTCTGTTTTTTCTGCCGTCTCTTCCCGGTTTCAAAAGTTTTCCTTCATGGTGGAAGAGTGTTCTTCCTTCCAAGCCGATTACACTTGGATTAGACCTGCAGGGCGGCATACATCTTGTACTTGGTGTTGAAGGCGACAAGGCGGTTGAGAACTTTGTTAACCATGTTGCAGATGATATTGGAACCATACTAACGCAAAAAGGTATAAATATTGTTTCCGCGAAGAGAGAGAATGTAACTGATGTTGTAATAAAATATTCTGATACTGCTAAAGAGAAAGATGTAGTTAATGAGATGAAAAAACAATACCCGAACTTTTCAACGGCGAAGGATATACCCGGAGAAGCAGTTTTTTCCCTTGGGTCTTCTGAAAAGGAGAGGATAAAAGACTCAGCAGTTTCTCAGGCGCTTGAGACTATCAGGAACAGGATTGACCAGTTTGGGGTCACGGAACCGTTGATCCAGAGACAGGGTGCTGATGAGATACTTATACAGCTTCCGGGTGTTAAA is a window of Nitrospirota bacterium DNA encoding:
- the yajC gene encoding preprotein translocase subunit YajC, yielding MLGLVSTAYAAGEGGGGIASFLGPIGSFLPIILIFPIFYFLVIMPQQKQRKKHAAMIDGLKKGDKVVTSSGIIGTIVSVDKDTIVLLVATEVKLRMLRSAISEVRSEE